The stretch of DNA GAATTCTGCAGCTTTGCCTGTCTGGTGAGGTTCGTAAAGGAAAACGGTAGCAGGGTAAAGCGCATCCTCGCAGCCGACTTTGATACGGAAAAGCTGATCGACGCGAAAAAGGCGTTCTATGTTGAAGGCGGCGATATCCCGGGTGTCATGAGCGCGGTCGGCAGGTTCGCCTTTGCGACAAAAGAGGAGACTGAAGAATTCAGAAAAGCGCATGGCGGCACGAGCGTATCATTCGACGAGGCCTTTGCTCATCAGGAAAGGGATCAGGAGTGAAAATTGTTGGTGCCATACAGGCGAAATCTCATTGTAAAACCGGCTCATTTGGTGTGCTGATACCATGGTGATTTTAAGGAATTGCCTCCTTGCCTTATCAATCGTCTGTACTAGTCTTTCCATGTTTTTCCTGCCTTTGAGCTGTTCCGAAAAAGGGGTCATACTCAGGACCGGACAACCTGCGCCGTCTTTTGCGTTGTCAGACATCAGCGGAAAAATGATAAGAGTGCCTGAAGACGTGAAAGGCAGGATTACGGCCATTCGTTTCTGGGCGAGCTCATGCAAGTTCTGTGCTGCCGAGATGCCGGAAATAGAAGAAGTTTATAAAAAATATGCGGACAAAGGCCTGGTAATTCTTGCCGTGAACATCGGGGAGGATAAAGGCGACGTGGAAAAATTCGCGAAGGGATACAACATCTCTTATCCGATGCTTCTCGACCCGGGCCAGATTGTTACGAAGAGATACGGCGTAATCAGCACCCCGGAAACGTTTCTCCTGGATAGAAACGGTCTCATAAGGCAAAAG from Thermodesulfovibrionales bacterium encodes:
- a CDS encoding nitrous oxide reductase accessory protein NosL; amino-acid sequence: MKKTVIALFIAALLLFSVFAEGNKRQDCYVCGMWINQHMKTRHVVFMKDHKSHEFCSFACLVRFVKENGSRVKRILAADFDTEKLIDAKKAFYVEGGDIPGVMSAVGRFAFATKEETEEFRKAHGGTSVSFDEAFAHQERDQE
- a CDS encoding TlpA disulfide reductase family protein, translating into MFFLPLSCSEKGVILRTGQPAPSFALSDISGKMIRVPEDVKGRITAIRFWASSCKFCAAEMPEIEEVYKKYADKGLVILAVNIGEDKGDVEKFAKGYNISYPMLLDPGQIVTKRYGVISTPETFLLDRNGLIRQKILGEINRQTFEEIVIECLKEEKT